In Syntrophus gentianae, a single window of DNA contains:
- a CDS encoding benzoate-CoA ligase family protein, translating into MAKLYPEEFYNSADWFVDRHVREGRGDNICAYTDKGNYTYRDIQKMANKMANMFKNLDIRMGDRIIMIVLDTPWFYSTFWGAVKMGAVPVPSNTMLTSDDYEYYLNDSQARTLVVSSRLLPVIEGIEELRFLRDIIVVNDDGEFSVPYKQMYAAAADEFQTVFTTKDDIAFWLYTSGTTGGPKGAVHSQSDMQYSADHYGKEIIQITEKDICYSAARLFFAYGIGNAMFFPMAVGAGTILNPDPPTPAHAFRLISGYKATLFFGVPTLFGQMLEYKVKQDKESGATPDPKAPHELSTLRACPSAGEALPPDLYYKFNERFGVEILDGPGSTEMLHIYVSNRIGDVKPGSSGKPVPGYEVKVVDDDGNELSVGEIGTLWAKGASSLRYYWRKREKTAGTVRGEWINTGDKYYKDADGYFWPSGRADDMLKVGGIWVSPLEVENCLREHAAVMECAVIGAEDDKNLVKPKAFVVLKSGFAPSQELEKELKTWVLDRLAKFKYPRWIVFMDELPKTATGKIQRFKLR; encoded by the coding sequence ATGGCAAAGTTATACCCGGAAGAATTTTACAATTCAGCAGATTGGTTCGTAGACAGACACGTCAGAGAAGGGCGCGGTGATAATATATGCGCCTACACCGATAAGGGCAACTACACCTATCGCGACATCCAGAAAATGGCGAACAAGATGGCCAACATGTTCAAAAATCTGGATATTCGGATGGGTGACCGGATCATCATGATCGTTCTGGATACGCCCTGGTTCTATTCCACCTTTTGGGGCGCGGTAAAGATGGGGGCTGTCCCCGTTCCTTCCAATACCATGCTTACGTCTGATGACTATGAATATTACCTCAACGACAGCCAGGCAAGAACGCTTGTTGTTTCGTCAAGACTTCTCCCCGTTATTGAGGGCATCGAGGAACTCCGTTTTCTCCGAGATATCATCGTTGTCAATGATGACGGCGAGTTTTCCGTTCCCTACAAGCAGATGTATGCAGCAGCAGCCGATGAATTTCAAACCGTGTTTACGACAAAGGACGATATCGCTTTCTGGCTTTACACCTCCGGGACCACCGGTGGCCCGAAAGGGGCGGTTCACTCCCAGTCCGACATGCAGTACAGTGCGGATCATTATGGGAAGGAAATCATTCAGATTACCGAAAAGGATATCTGCTACTCGGCAGCCAGACTCTTTTTCGCTTACGGTATCGGCAACGCCATGTTCTTCCCAATGGCTGTCGGCGCAGGCACCATCCTCAACCCCGATCCCCCCACACCGGCCCATGCCTTTCGGCTGATCAGTGGCTACAAGGCGACCCTGTTCTTCGGCGTTCCAACCCTTTTCGGACAGATGCTGGAATACAAAGTAAAGCAGGACAAGGAGAGCGGGGCAACACCTGATCCCAAGGCACCCCATGAGCTTTCAACACTGCGGGCCTGCCCCTCCGCCGGCGAGGCCCTTCCCCCCGACCTTTACTACAAGTTCAATGAGCGTTTCGGCGTTGAGATTCTCGATGGACCGGGATCGACGGAAATGCTCCACATCTACGTGTCCAATCGAATCGGTGATGTCAAGCCGGGCTCCAGCGGAAAGCCTGTCCCCGGTTATGAAGTGAAAGTTGTCGATGATGACGGCAATGAACTGTCGGTCGGCGAGATCGGAACCCTCTGGGCAAAAGGCGCTAGCTCCCTCCGTTACTACTGGAGAAAGAGAGAGAAAACAGCCGGCACGGTCAGAGGCGAATGGATCAACACCGGCGATAAGTATTACAAGGATGCGGATGGATACTTCTGGCCGTCAGGCCGGGCCGACGATATGCTGAAAGTCGGCGGAATCTGGGTGTCTCCGCTGGAAGTGGAAAACTGTCTGCGCGAACATGCCGCCGTTATGGAGTGCGCGGTCATCGGGGCGGAAGACGACAAGAATCTGGTGAAGCCGAAGGCCTTCGTGGTCCTCAAATCAGGGTTTGCACCCTCGCAGGAACTTGAAAAGGAACTGAAAACCTGGGTCCTCGATCGGCTTGCCAAATTCAAATATCCCCGCTGGATCGTCTTCATGGATGAGCTTCCCAAGACGGCAACCGGCAAGATTCAGCGATTCAAGCTTCGTTAA
- a CDS encoding sigma 54-interacting transcriptional regulator, protein MEELPPLVLERISEGILAVDHEEMVIACNTAAQKMLEVDARVIGTPLQSIPGAAELSAFLKSKNNPQDQRFTCHNRSFVVRSFSGLGSDFADGTLFLIRDVTELDKIKAELQSQEKLNKELEDIIASSHDGILITDGEGNVLKINEALLRITGLTQEHFIGHKMESLYENGHFFSQSIESLARKRKKIVTGIQKTRTGKEVMVTATPVFDEAGNILRLVTNARDMSEIRSLQEELAQSRELSNRLQTEVNRMLEDEWRSNGMITANPAMVEILELSRRVAGSEATVLIQGESGVGKEVLAKLIHLWSKRPGAFIKVNCGAIPQHLLESELFGYNRGAFTGANKEGKPGIFELAADGTLFLDEIEDLPLDLQVKFLQVIQDRAFLRLGGTKVIRVNVRLIAASNRELSNLVAERKFREDLFYRLNVVPITLPPLREREEDIPLLVDYFLNRYNDKYGGGKFLAPALLQKFSNYNWPGNVRELKNMIERLVVTCPGNLIDADFPEMGQNNPSQTPAGEPVESGKDAPEEVFSTLKEVMESVEKDMLSKALKNFRNSRQIGRMLGISHTAVLKKIKKYSLQ, encoded by the coding sequence ATGGAAGAACTGCCCCCTCTTGTTCTTGAGCGCATAAGCGAGGGAATCCTTGCCGTCGACCATGAGGAGATGGTCATTGCGTGCAATACCGCCGCTCAAAAGATGCTCGAAGTCGATGCGCGGGTCATCGGAACACCTCTGCAGTCCATCCCGGGAGCCGCTGAGCTGTCGGCTTTTCTAAAATCTAAGAACAATCCCCAGGACCAACGGTTCACCTGCCACAACAGGAGCTTCGTCGTACGGTCTTTCTCCGGATTGGGAAGCGATTTTGCGGACGGAACGCTCTTCCTGATAAGGGATGTGACGGAACTGGATAAGATCAAGGCGGAATTACAATCTCAAGAGAAATTGAACAAGGAATTGGAAGACATTATCGCCTCCTCCCATGATGGGATCCTCATCACCGACGGGGAGGGCAACGTTCTGAAAATCAATGAAGCCCTGTTGCGGATCACCGGACTCACCCAGGAGCATTTCATCGGGCACAAGATGGAATCCCTTTATGAGAACGGCCATTTTTTCTCTCAGTCCATTGAAAGCCTGGCTCGGAAGAGGAAAAAAATTGTCACTGGCATTCAGAAAACCCGAACCGGCAAGGAAGTCATGGTCACCGCGACCCCCGTGTTTGATGAAGCAGGCAATATTCTGCGATTGGTAACCAACGCAAGAGACATGTCTGAGATCCGCTCCTTGCAGGAGGAGCTGGCCCAATCACGGGAATTGAGCAACCGCCTGCAGACGGAGGTCAACCGGATGCTTGAGGACGAGTGGCGCTCCAATGGAATGATCACCGCCAATCCGGCCATGGTTGAGATTCTCGAACTGTCCAGAAGGGTTGCCGGCAGCGAGGCGACCGTTCTCATTCAGGGAGAATCGGGCGTCGGCAAAGAGGTGCTTGCCAAATTGATCCACCTCTGGAGCAAACGGCCGGGGGCATTCATCAAGGTCAATTGCGGCGCGATCCCGCAGCACCTCCTGGAATCCGAACTCTTTGGCTACAATCGGGGCGCCTTTACCGGGGCGAACAAGGAAGGTAAACCCGGAATCTTCGAACTGGCTGCGGACGGTACGCTTTTCCTCGATGAAATCGAAGATCTGCCTCTGGATCTCCAGGTCAAGTTTCTCCAGGTCATCCAGGATCGGGCCTTTCTCCGGCTGGGGGGAACGAAAGTCATCAGGGTGAACGTCCGACTGATTGCCGCCAGCAACAGGGAACTGAGCAATCTGGTTGCAGAACGGAAGTTCCGGGAGGATTTGTTCTACCGTCTGAACGTCGTACCGATCACCCTTCCCCCCCTTCGGGAGCGGGAAGAGGACATCCCCCTGCTGGTGGATTATTTTCTGAACCGATACAACGATAAATATGGCGGCGGAAAATTCCTGGCTCCCGCTTTGCTGCAGAAGTTCAGCAATTACAACTGGCCGGGCAATGTCCGGGAATTGAAAAACATGATTGAACGGCTGGTTGTGACCTGCCCGGGAAACCTCATTGACGCCGATTTCCCTGAAATGGGGCAGAACAATCCCTCGCAGACTCCAGCCGGCGAACCTGTCGAATCCGGGAAAGACGCACCGGAGGAAGTCTTTTCAACCCTCAAAGAAGTCATGGAAAGCGTCGAAAAAGACATGCTATCCAAGGCATTAAAAAATTTCAGGAATTCTCGGCAGATCGGCCGGATGCTGGGGATCTCCCACACGGCGGTTCTGAAAAAAATAAAAAAATATTCCCTCCAGTGA
- a CDS encoding DUF2065 domain-containing protein: MKFFLCVLGMVFIFEGLPYVAFPGKLKAYLSRLLALPDSTLQFMGLIAMLVGLLLVYFGRS, encoded by the coding sequence ATGAAATTTTTTCTCTGCGTTCTGGGAATGGTTTTTATTTTCGAAGGCCTGCCCTACGTTGCCTTTCCCGGAAAACTCAAAGCCTACCTCTCCCGGCTCCTTGCCCTGCCGGATTCCACCCTGCAGTTCATGGGACTGATTGCCATGCTGGTCGGCCTTCTCCTGGTCTACTTCGGCAGAAGTTGA
- the mazG gene encoding nucleoside triphosphate pyrophosphohydrolase, protein MEDFSLEQRFTNLRNILRRLRSPEGCLWDRQQTKEDIGRYLLDESYEVLDAVASGSPAALREELGDLLFQILFLAQIAEENGEFCIDEVLDEIGAKMIRRHPHVFGDREVKSVADIKANWEEIKRTEEKKYEKHSSLLDKVPRSMPALMRAQKISALAAKVGFDWPDAEEVLAKIEEELSELKAAIQTGQQRHIEEETGDLFFSLVNLCRFFPMDAEQTLAQTILKFSSRFFYIEEKLKERGISPEEATLEEMDRLWNEAKFTLKE, encoded by the coding sequence TTGGAAGATTTTTCCCTGGAACAGCGTTTTACAAACCTTCGGAACATTCTGCGCCGTCTCCGCTCGCCGGAGGGATGCCTCTGGGACCGGCAACAGACGAAGGAGGACATCGGCCGGTATCTCCTGGACGAGTCCTACGAGGTGCTCGATGCCGTTGCTTCCGGATCGCCGGCGGCATTGAGGGAAGAACTGGGCGATCTGCTCTTTCAGATTCTCTTTCTGGCGCAGATTGCCGAGGAAAACGGCGAATTCTGCATCGACGAGGTGCTCGATGAAATCGGGGCCAAGATGATCCGTCGCCATCCACACGTTTTCGGCGATCGGGAGGTGAAGAGCGTCGCCGATATCAAGGCCAACTGGGAAGAGATCAAGAGAACCGAAGAGAAAAAGTACGAGAAGCATTCGAGCCTGCTGGATAAAGTTCCCCGTTCCATGCCCGCCCTGATGCGGGCCCAGAAGATATCAGCCCTGGCGGCGAAAGTGGGCTTCGACTGGCCCGATGCCGAGGAAGTCCTCGCCAAAATCGAAGAAGAGCTTTCCGAACTGAAAGCGGCGATTCAAACCGGCCAACAGAGGCACATCGAGGAAGAAACGGGAGACCTTTTCTTTTCGCTGGTGAATCTCTGCCGTTTTTTTCCCATGGACGCGGAACAGACCCTAGCCCAGACGATTCTCAAATTCAGCTCCCGATTTTTCTATATCGAGGAAAAGCTGAAGGAACGAGGGATATCCCCCGAAGAGGCGACCCTGGAAGAGATGGATCGTTTATGGAACGAAGCCAAATTCACATTAAAGGAATAA
- a CDS encoding SIR2 family NAD-dependent protein deacylase encodes MDKQIERIAQWIAEAKTVVIFTGAGLSTESGIPDFRSPGGVWDKYNPEDFYFDNFIASEISRWKYWQMATEMYEPMKKAQPNAAHIAIAELEKMGKLDCVITQNIDNLHVRAGSSPERVIELHGTAMSVSCLNCGKKFNREKVQERLKEERQAPYCDVCGGPLKPETISFGQAMPVKETQEAYERSSACDLFIVIGSSLVVQPAASMPVTAKRNGARLVIINRDSTPCDTMADMVLHDQAGPTMTALLNCVKRIAAG; translated from the coding sequence ATGGATAAACAGATAGAACGTATTGCCCAGTGGATTGCCGAAGCGAAGACCGTCGTGATCTTCACGGGCGCAGGTCTCAGTACGGAATCGGGAATTCCCGATTTTCGCAGCCCCGGAGGTGTCTGGGACAAGTACAATCCGGAAGATTTCTATTTCGATAACTTTATCGCTTCGGAGATCTCCCGCTGGAAATACTGGCAGATGGCCACGGAAATGTATGAACCGATGAAGAAGGCGCAACCCAATGCCGCCCACATCGCCATTGCCGAACTGGAAAAAATGGGGAAACTGGATTGCGTCATTACCCAGAACATCGACAATCTCCACGTGCGGGCGGGAAGTTCTCCGGAGAGGGTCATCGAGCTTCACGGGACGGCCATGTCTGTATCCTGCCTGAATTGCGGGAAAAAGTTCAACCGGGAAAAGGTTCAGGAACGATTGAAAGAAGAGAGGCAGGCGCCTTACTGCGACGTCTGCGGCGGCCCTTTGAAACCGGAAACCATCTCCTTCGGTCAGGCCATGCCGGTCAAAGAGACCCAGGAGGCTTACGAGCGCTCCTCGGCCTGTGATCTGTTTATCGTCATCGGATCTTCCCTCGTCGTTCAGCCTGCCGCATCTATGCCGGTGACAGCCAAGAGAAACGGCGCCCGGCTGGTCATCATCAACCGCGATTCCACACCGTGCGACACCATGGCCGATATGGTCCTCCATGATCAGGCGGGCCCCACGATGACAGCCTTATTGAATTGCGTAAAAAGGATCGCAGCAGGATGA
- a CDS encoding hybrid sensor histidine kinase/response regulator: protein MKDEEKTREQLMNELATIRLRVAELEKSGIERKGVENALKESEERLKRLYQESPIPSFTWQKRGDDFILIDFNHAATQITRGNVGHYIGSSAREMYQNRQHILSDMELCYKHRSVLRREIVSSNFAPGRSLSVHYGFIPPDLIIIHTEDITERKQAEDGLRWKTALLEAQMNTSIDGILVVNGNQKRILINRRLIDLWNIPQGILNDEDDKALLDYVVSLVQYPEKFLEKVVYLYDHPDETSRDEIEFKSGMVLDRYSAPVLDQNGYHFGRIWTFRDVTERKRSEEALRQSEGLYRAIFENTGAATVVLEKDTTIGLVNTEYEKLSGYQREEIEGKKRWTEFVAPEDLERLLTKPDQCGRDAGVTPKRDEFQFLDRYGNIKNVALCFDRIPSTKKTIASLLDISDRKRAEETLRESQRALADIIEFFPDATMIIDKKGRITAWNRAMEALTSIKAEDMLGKGNYEYAIPFYGCRRPILIDHVLNPGRNENLEKLYASFQTQRGLLWGEGFATNLSSGNRYFSATAVALHDSRGKTVAAIECIRDMTEHKKIEARLHRAEKMEALGTLAGGVAHDLNNILGVLVGYAELLVAKLPESSPLTKFAGHILQSSEKGAAIIQDLLTLARRGVSVSEVVNLNKVIAGYLKSPEYEKLKSYHGDVAVRQDLATDLYNIKGSPVHLGKTVMNLISNAVEAIPCLGAVTIRTENRYVDYAISGYDDVQEGNYVVLSVSDTGSGIAASDVGKIFEPFYTKKTMGRSGTGLGLAVVWGTVKDHHGYIEVKSDEGAGTTFTLYFPVTREELIREREKADIDSYLGRGESILVVDDMEFQRELAVTMLNKLNYKVSAVSGGEEAVSYLRNHQADLLLLDMIMDPGIDGLETFRRVREIKPDQKAIIVSGFAETERVRMAQELGAGEYVRKPYNLEKIGLAIRNELDRKSGRNTSPIQNT from the coding sequence ATGAAAGATGAAGAAAAGACCAGAGAGCAACTCATGAATGAGCTGGCAACAATACGCCTGCGAGTCGCTGAACTGGAAAAATCAGGAATCGAACGCAAAGGGGTGGAAAATGCGCTCAAGGAAAGTGAGGAACGCTTAAAAAGGCTGTATCAGGAAAGCCCGATCCCTTCCTTTACCTGGCAGAAACGGGGAGACGATTTCATTCTGATCGATTTTAACCATGCCGCAACTCAAATCACCCGCGGTAATGTCGGCCATTATATAGGCAGCAGCGCGAGGGAGATGTATCAAAATAGACAGCATATCCTCAGCGACATGGAGCTTTGTTACAAGCATCGATCCGTTTTGAGAAGGGAAATCGTTTCTTCCAATTTCGCCCCCGGCAGGTCCCTTTCCGTGCATTATGGGTTCATTCCCCCTGACTTGATTATCATCCATACGGAAGACATCACCGAGCGCAAGCAGGCGGAGGACGGCCTGCGCTGGAAGACTGCCCTGCTTGAAGCGCAGATGAACACCTCCATCGACGGCATCCTGGTGGTGAATGGGAACCAGAAACGGATTCTGATCAACAGACGTCTTATCGACCTGTGGAATATCCCTCAGGGGATTCTGAATGATGAGGATGATAAAGCGCTGCTGGATTATGTCGTAAGCCTGGTCCAGTATCCGGAGAAATTTTTGGAAAAGGTGGTGTACCTTTACGATCACCCTGACGAGACCAGCCGGGACGAAATTGAGTTCAAAAGCGGGATGGTTCTGGACCGATATTCGGCTCCCGTTCTGGACCAGAATGGATACCACTTCGGGCGGATCTGGACCTTCCGCGACGTTACGGAACGTAAGCGGTCAGAGGAGGCGCTGAGACAGTCCGAGGGGCTGTATCGGGCGATCTTCGAGAATACAGGGGCGGCAACCGTCGTTCTGGAGAAAGATACAACCATTGGTCTCGTCAATACGGAGTATGAAAAATTGTCCGGCTATCAAAGAGAAGAAATCGAAGGGAAAAAACGCTGGACGGAATTTGTGGCTCCGGAGGATCTGGAAAGGCTGTTGACAAAGCCCGACCAGTGCGGAAGGGATGCAGGCGTCACCCCGAAACGCGATGAATTCCAATTTCTTGATCGATACGGTAACATAAAAAATGTCGCCCTTTGTTTTGATCGGATTCCCAGTACGAAGAAAACCATCGCGTCTCTGCTGGATATTTCAGACCGGAAGCGGGCTGAAGAGACACTGCGGGAATCGCAGCGGGCTTTGGCGGACATTATCGAATTCTTTCCCGATGCAACGATGATCATTGATAAGAAAGGAAGGATCACCGCCTGGAACCGGGCCATGGAAGCCCTGACCAGTATCAAGGCGGAGGACATGCTCGGCAAGGGAAACTATGAATACGCCATCCCGTTTTATGGCTGCCGCAGACCGATCCTTATTGATCATGTCCTGAATCCGGGCCGGAACGAAAATTTAGAGAAGCTCTATGCGAGTTTTCAGACGCAAAGAGGCCTTCTTTGGGGGGAAGGCTTTGCCACAAATCTGTCCTCAGGCAATCGCTATTTCTCGGCGACGGCAGTCGCGCTGCACGACTCTCGGGGAAAAACCGTTGCTGCCATAGAGTGCATCCGTGACATGACGGAACACAAGAAGATAGAGGCCCGTCTGCATCGTGCGGAAAAGATGGAGGCCCTGGGAACACTTGCTGGAGGTGTGGCCCATGACCTCAATAATATCCTGGGGGTGCTGGTCGGATACGCGGAACTGTTGGTGGCGAAACTGCCCGAAAGCAGTCCTCTGACGAAGTTTGCGGGGCATATTCTGCAATCCAGCGAAAAGGGGGCGGCGATCATTCAGGACCTGTTGACCCTGGCAAGGCGAGGCGTGTCCGTTTCGGAAGTTGTCAACCTCAACAAAGTGATTGCCGGTTATCTCAAGTCTCCCGAGTATGAGAAACTGAAATCCTATCATGGGGATGTCGCTGTCCGCCAGGATCTCGCAACGGATCTTTACAACATCAAAGGCTCACCTGTCCACCTGGGCAAGACGGTCATGAATCTCATTTCCAATGCGGTGGAAGCCATTCCCTGCCTGGGCGCCGTAACGATTCGGACGGAGAACCGATACGTGGATTACGCAATCAGCGGTTATGATGATGTGCAGGAGGGAAATTATGTTGTTTTATCCGTTTCCGATACGGGCAGCGGCATAGCGGCAAGCGATGTGGGAAAGATCTTTGAGCCTTTCTATACGAAGAAAACGATGGGAAGAAGCGGGACGGGCCTGGGATTGGCTGTTGTCTGGGGGACCGTGAAAGATCATCATGGATATATTGAAGTAAAAAGCGATGAGGGAGCGGGGACCACCTTCACCCTTTATTTTCCGGTCACGCGTGAGGAATTGATCCGGGAGCGAGAGAAGGCGGATATTGACTCATATCTGGGACGGGGGGAGTCGATTCTTGTCGTCGACGATATGGAATTTCAGAGAGAACTTGCCGTAACCATGTTAAATAAGTTAAATTACAAGGTTAGTGCGGTTTCCGGCGGGGAAGAGGCCGTTTCCTATCTCAGAAACCATCAGGCCGATCTCCTGCTGCTGGATATGATTATGGATCCCGGAATTGACGGACTGGAGACTTTTAGAAGAGTACGGGAAATCAAACCTGATCAGAAGGCGATTATCGTGAGTGGTTTTGCAGAAACGGAGCGGGTCAGAATGGCTCAGGAGCTTGGAGCGGGGGAGTACGTGAGGAAACCCTACAACTTGGAAAAAATCGGCCTGGCGATACGCAATGAGCTGGACCGGAAATCAGGGAGGAATACTTCTCCGATACAGAATACCTGA
- the queA gene encoding tRNA preQ1(34) S-adenosylmethionine ribosyltransferase-isomerase QueA → MKLSDFHYDLPQSRIAQQPCAQRDHARMMVLDRRGQHLEHRHFYDFPDFLQKGDVLVINDSKVIPARLSGAKETGSRIELLLLSRHPDPLSIRNAEGAESSPLQTGADETWDVLLKPGKRVRIGTKINFDDSNQATVIERISEKKWRVAFSTALPFDLFLQQFGKAPLPPYIKRKREELSRPQDRERYQTIYARHPGSVAAPTAGFHFSEAQFKALQEREVAIAPVTLHVGFGTFTPIETEEVEDHVMDAESFSLSPESAERINSARRVIAVGTTSTRVLESAADDQGRVQPMSASSRLFIYPGYRFKRVDALLTNFHLPQSSLFLLACALAGKDLIFQAYSAAIQEEYRFYSYGDCMLIL, encoded by the coding sequence ATGAAGCTTAGCGACTTTCATTATGATCTTCCGCAATCCAGGATTGCCCAGCAGCCGTGCGCTCAGCGGGATCATGCCCGGATGATGGTTCTCGACCGCCGGGGGCAACATCTTGAACATCGTCATTTCTATGATTTTCCCGATTTCCTTCAAAAAGGGGATGTTCTGGTCATCAATGACTCCAAGGTGATTCCCGCCCGTCTTTCCGGCGCCAAGGAGACGGGGAGCCGCATCGAACTCCTTCTCCTGTCCCGCCATCCCGATCCCCTGTCGATCCGGAATGCCGAAGGGGCGGAATCCTCTCCCCTTCAGACAGGGGCCGATGAGACCTGGGACGTCCTTCTCAAACCCGGCAAGCGAGTGCGCATCGGGACAAAGATTAACTTTGACGATTCAAACCAGGCGACGGTCATCGAAAGGATCAGTGAAAAGAAATGGCGGGTGGCCTTCTCGACGGCCCTGCCCTTCGACCTTTTTCTCCAGCAGTTCGGTAAGGCTCCGCTGCCGCCCTATATCAAGCGCAAAAGGGAAGAGCTCTCAAGGCCGCAGGATCGGGAGCGCTACCAGACCATCTATGCCCGGCATCCCGGCTCCGTTGCCGCGCCGACGGCCGGATTCCATTTCTCGGAAGCGCAGTTTAAAGCCCTTCAGGAGCGGGAAGTCGCCATTGCCCCCGTCACCCTTCACGTCGGCTTCGGTACTTTTACCCCCATCGAAACGGAGGAAGTGGAGGATCACGTCATGGACGCAGAATCTTTTTCCCTTTCTCCGGAATCAGCGGAGCGGATCAATTCCGCCCGGCGGGTCATTGCCGTGGGAACGACCTCCACCCGCGTCCTGGAATCCGCGGCAGACGATCAGGGCCGGGTGCAGCCGATGTCCGCCTCGTCCCGGCTTTTCATCTATCCGGGATACCGGTTTAAACGGGTGGACGCCCTCTTAACGAATTTCCATCTTCCCCAATCCTCCCTTTTCCTGCTGGCCTGCGCCCTTGCCGGAAAGGATTTGATTTTTCAGGCCTATTCCGCCGCCATTCAGGAAGAATACCGCTTTTACAGTTACGGCGACTGTATGCTGATTCTCTAG
- a CDS encoding benzoate-CoA ligase family protein, with the protein MAKLYPEEFYNSADWFVDRHIREGRGENICAYTDKGNYTYRDIQKMSNKMANMFKGMDIRMGDRIIMLVLDTPWFYSTFWGAVRMGAVPVPASTMLTSADYEYYLNDSQARTLVVSSRLLPVVNEIEELRFLQDIIVVDDDGVFSSPFKQMYNAASDEFNTVFTAADDVAFWLYTSGTTGGPKGAVHSQSDMQYSAEHYGQDILHITEKDICYSAARLFFAYGLGNAMFFPMSVGAATVLNPDPPAPAHVFRLISQYKATLFFGVPTLFGQMLIAQEKLDKENPGAPHALATLRACPSAGEALPPDLYHKYKARYGVEILDGPGSTEMLHIYLSNRIGAIKPGSSGQPVAGYEEKIMDDEGKNELPVGEVGNLWIKGRSSLRYYWRKRDKTANTVIGEWINSGDKYYKDEEGFFFPSGRADDMLKVGGIWVSPLEVENCLRENAAVMECAVVGAMDDENLVKPKAFVVLNQGFAPSPELEKELKTWVLDRLAKFKYPRWVVFIDSLPKTATGKIQRFKLR; encoded by the coding sequence ATGGCAAAGTTATATCCGGAGGAATTTTACAACTCAGCAGATTGGTTCGTAGACAGGCACATACGGGAAGGCCGTGGCGAGAACATTTGTGCGTACACGGACAAGGGCAACTACACCTATCGCGACATTCAGAAAATGTCCAACAAGATGGCCAACATGTTCAAAGGAATGGATATTCGGATGGGCGACCGAATCATCATGCTGGTTCTCGACACGCCCTGGTTTTATTCAACCTTCTGGGGGGCTGTGAGGATGGGGGCTGTTCCTGTTCCTGCCAGCACCATGCTCACCTCTGCCGATTATGAATATTACCTGAACGACAGTCAGGCGAGGACGCTGGTTGTTTCGTCAAGACTTCTCCCTGTCGTTAACGAGATTGAAGAACTCCGTTTCCTGCAGGACATCATTGTTGTCGATGATGACGGCGTTTTTTCCTCACCGTTCAAACAGATGTATAATGCAGCATCGGATGAATTTAATACCGTGTTTACTGCGGCAGACGATGTCGCTTTCTGGCTCTACACCTCCGGCACCACCGGCGGCCCGAAGGGAGCGGTTCATTCCCAGTCTGATATGCAGTACAGTGCAGAGCACTATGGACAAGATATTCTCCACATTACGGAAAAGGATATCTGCTACTCGGCAGCAAGACTCTTTTTCGCTTACGGCCTCGGCAATGCCATGTTCTTCCCCATGTCGGTAGGCGCGGCGACTGTCTTGAACCCGGATCCTCCTGCTCCGGCGCATGTCTTCCGCCTGATCAGCCAGTACAAGGCAACCTTGTTCTTCGGCGTTCCGACGCTCTTCGGTCAGATGCTGATCGCCCAGGAAAAACTGGACAAGGAAAATCCGGGGGCTCCCCACGCCTTGGCAACGCTTCGTGCCTGCCCGTCCGCCGGTGAGGCGCTTCCTCCCGATCTGTACCACAAGTACAAGGCCCGCTATGGCGTGGAAATCCTTGACGGTCCGGGTTCGACGGAAATGCTCCATATCTATCTGTCCAACCGGATCGGCGCCATCAAACCGGGTTCCAGCGGACAGCCTGTGGCCGGTTACGAAGAGAAGATCATGGACGACGAGGGGAAAAATGAACTGCCTGTCGGTGAAGTCGGCAATCTCTGGATCAAGGGGAGAAGCTCCCTGCGTTATTACTGGAGAAAGAGAGACAAGACGGCCAATACCGTCATCGGCGAGTGGATCAACTCGGGCGACAAGTATTACAAAGATGAAGAAGGCTTCTTCTTCCCCTCAGGCCGGGCCGATGATATGTTGAAAGTCGGTGGGATCTGGGTGTCTCCGCTGGAAGTGGAAAACTGCCTGAGAGAAAATGCCGCCGTTATGGAATGCGCCGTTGTCGGTGCCATGGATGACGAGAATCTGGTGAAGCCGAAGGCCTTCGTTGTCCTTAATCAAGGGTTTGCGCCTTCCCCGGAACTTGAAAAGGAACTGAAAACCTGGGTCCTCGATCGGCTCGCCAAGTTCAAGTATCCCCGGTGGGTCGTATTCATCGATTCGCTTCCCAAGACAGCAACCGGGAAGATTCAGCGATTCAAGCTGCGCTAG